In the genome of Arachis hypogaea cultivar Tifrunner chromosome 9, arahy.Tifrunner.gnm2.J5K5, whole genome shotgun sequence, the window TTTCGTctccaaataatttttttaatcaaattagtccctgaaagataaactgttagtcaaattagtcattcCGTCAATTGAATGATGACGtatcacgttaagtgccacgtggcatgatgaTGTAACACGCCACGTGACAGGTCAGTAACACGTGGCACGCCACGTGACAGGTCAGTGACatgtggcatgccacgtgtcacttgacatataaaaaaaaattttattagtcaaaatagtccttgaaagtacatacataagtcattttcatccctcaaattttaaaaattagtcaaactagtccttatataatttttttttattttttcttcataaaattatctctctcctttaattcttctcaaaatctctcttattcttttctattctaaaattttttcttaCATTACTACATTTtactggaatatatatatatatatatatatatatatatatatatatattgaaatgtatgtatttattaatctaaacaaagttatatgctcaaaatcaaaatttatgtatgttaacctaaacaaagttataccactatttttttttactacatttttttttccattacgatattacttatatataggatgtaatggtagtaatacttagagtcaaaattcaagaagatccacaaattttgcttcaattccaaactttacaaaatattaaaaatttgttggttaattattattaagggtaagtactgttttggtccctaaagtttagGGCCAGAATCAAAATTGTCCCTCttctaattttggatttaaaatcatccttaatgttttttattgtattaaaatcgtccttataatttttttggacaaaaataccctcaccactaccaacacaattacctcctccaccaccaccaccaacaccaacaccaacaccaacaccaccgccACTGCCATCGTCGCCGCCACAACCAGCACCAACACCACCACAGCACCACCAACactaacaccaacaccaacaccaacaccactaccaccaccaccaccaccaccaccacagcaaACAACAAACAGAGATCAATTAACAAACTTCTTCCATCAACAGCAAACAAcaattcagaaattaagaaatttagaaatcaagaaaaccaacaactcaaaaccaacaatgattcaacaaatcaaaaattcaacaaatcaagaagcagaaacagaaatcgAAGCAAGAAGCAGAGGCGAGCAGCAGCGGCGAGGCGGCGACCAGCAGCGGAGAGGAAGCCGACGACGACGAGGAGGTCACGGCGGTGACCTCCCTGTTTCTccccccttctttctctctccacCCCCGGTAGCGTGGCGAGGACGACGGCGGCAGCGCGGCGAAGACGCGGTGGTGATGAAGGCGCGGCGGCTCCAAGCCCGTGACCCCCTCACTCGCGATCCATCTCTCTTCGTGGTTCTGCTCACGATGGCACGAGGCAAACGGCGCGATGGTGGCGGCGACTGAAGCACGAACAGCGGCGACAGGGTCTGACGGCAACAACGCGAACAGCAGCAACGCGAGCAACAGCAAGCTGCTCCCTCCCCGGCGCCatccccctccccccttccctCCCCTGCCCCTGCACCTTCGTATACCCCCCACCCACGCGTTTTCTTCCCCCTTCCCCAAACAcgcgttttgtttttttttattttataaattttattattaaaataggaatagaggtagtttaggaattaaattaaaaattttaataaaaaggacgattttaatacaaaaaaaattaaggatgattttaaatccaaaattagaagagggacgatttcgattctggctCTAAATTTTAGGAACCAAAACAGTACTtaccctttattattattattattataaacgaATTGCTTCTTAAGCGTAATATGTGCAaacatcataataaatttttgtgtgtttcatatgtttgagatagattatataatttttcttttaatttcacaaatcaatgagataaaatgaaatagGAAATATTATACCTATGCATAACACAGGCTACTCTGCACTAGTacattatataaatagatatgcttcatattaaaataaaattccttttgttttaaatgaaatatttaaaaaattatattagaatattaagattcaaaaagtgattccataaaccaatttttcaattattgagttttactatataaattaaataataataaaagttataattttaaaaaatttaaaagatttaaaatttaaaataattactatattatttagtaaaatttaaaatattaaatttttaaatatataatcaacaataatttgataaactcatttaaataaaaaaattcacataaaaaattacaatttgaaaatgtaaaattttaaaatacaaatgacaaaataactttataaaaatttaattattttattattttatgtaaagagaattttgtttattaagatttaaaaaataatattaaaattagtagtataaaaaaatattataaatttaatattataaaaaaattatataaggattagtttgactaatttttaaaattttagggatgaaaatgacttacgtctggactttcaaggactattttgactaataaaaatttttttatgtcaaGTGACACTGACCTGTCACGTGGCGTGCCAGATGTTACTGACTTGCCACATGGCGTGTCACGTCATCAtgcacgtggcacttaacgtgacacgttaTCATCCAATTGGtggaaggactaatttgactaacagtttatctttcagggactaatttgattaaaaaaatcattcgggGACAAAAATGAAGATCGCGTGAGCTTTCAGAGACGAATTTGACATTAACTCATACTATTCCCTTCAAAATATTAACACTCCtaatatttaacattcatataaATACACCTCTATGCAGCCAACAAACTCTTGCCACCAAAATCCAACAAGAGGCCACTCATTAGCCATAGTATGAAGAGCCTACTTATCAGCCCATTCGTTGGCCCATTAAGACAATTTCGTTATCCTTTACTATTACGTTACGGAGAGGACTCCTAAGTCCTAACCCAGCAAACGAAGCCGCTACTCCAACACACAAGTCGTCTACGAATGTTCAGCATCTGACAAGGGCGCCATCAACTTTTTACATGCGTGTCTCAATCCCAACGGCTAAAGCAGAACCTCTTTATCTCTGTACATTATGAGATCTGTATGCTATAATTTTCCTTCAACTAAATATCAAATTCTTTATATTCCTGTATTTTCATCCAATAGTAATTAAACTTAGCATGAGATAATTTGacacaaaaatatctaaaatttttaaattttttaaatatgtaaattattacTCTAAAAATACTTATAGaaccaatatataaaatatttagatttAATGAAATATAAAGTGAAGTAAAGTTAGGTGCCTAACCgttttttaaaccaaatttttaattaaatcattGCACGTTTTGTATATATGCGGGAGCTGCtttttatgcaaattttttttaaccaaaaataggagactcaaacccgtaacctcttaaatgagtataagaaattatgtcatttgaactataactcattgatttttatatattttttttaatgttatttctttgttattttacattgttgtttaatttcttctctttttttttttttactcatccttttttatttttaccatCATCATTCTTGtcgttttcattttcttcttctcttataTATGTTTAGAAAATTAGAATACAAAACTTTGatgtaaaatacataaattttagtatacaatacaaaaatttttaaagaatcacATGCTAGAATATTAACACTCAACCAATAAAATACACACAGTATATCAATTTTGGTGTACATCaccagtgacggacccagaaaaatttTGCAGTGGgggtaaaaatataataaaatttagataaatagatatattttttggattttcacAATACCCAACAAGTTAAGAACTAATCCGTTATGAATATGAATTTCATTTAAGAGTCTGCAATTAGCCAATAAGTTGCTACACATACGAGATAAAATTCGAACTCtcaacacttgcttaagcggacaacGATTAATCTgatcactcgaccaacccaaattgatttagatatatttaaaattttaaattataactatATATACATATTGATAAAGACTAAAAATATACACACAATcacttattataatatttttaaataataaaaagataattttacacacaatataatattcaaaataataaaaacaataatttatattggctttctttttatttttaacataataatagtattttttatatatgttcttaaaaaattattttattttttattatttcatatttaattGTTAAATCTATTTATTATAGTCTTTatggtataaataaattttttaaccaaaataattactataatcaagactattttaataataaatattaatacaatatattaatatataaataatattttttatcttaaataattttttaaaaaatcactaataatttaagttgtatttaattaaaaaattaagttttaatttaattatcaactaattaattaatataataaaattaattatcactaattttgagtttatttatgtatttattattatattaacccaaatttaataataataataataataataataataataatattattattattattattattattattattattattattattattattattattattattattaaatgttaagtttaacaaaaaaatttaacataaaacacaaaaaatcatttatatttattactTTGAAGTAATATAAGAAGAGACATATATATAAgtattagagtaaagtatcgtttttgtccccaacgtttgggtaaATCCtatgtgtccctaacgtttaaatcgtcctatttgtatccctaaagtttgtaaaagtgattcaatgttatcctgctgtcaattacacatcatgagcgctttagtttgaattttaaaaatctcttatcgaagttagaatacaaatgtctgggatagaatcgatgatctactccgaaaaatagctcatcaaatgttgaaactaattcctacaacatttacataattcacttttttagggacataattgaatctaaacacaaatagtgggtataatattaaaatcgaacacatccaagtgagacctaattgagaatgaatacatccaagtgagaataattgaaatatataatctaatttgttagtataattgatagtatgataacattgaatcatttttataaatgttaaggatacaaataaaacgatttaaacgttatggacacaaataggacttaccccaaacgttggagacaaaaataatactttactctaagtattaatatttttttttaaattttgtgggGGCAAATGCCCCCTCTTCCTTATATGTAGGTCCGTCCCTGTACATCACATAAATCTTGGTGCAAGCACAAAAATTTTAGTGTGTAGTatagaaatttttaaaagacaACTTACTTAAACCATTAACTCACTCAACTAATAAAATACATTCGTAGCaaaaatttatgttatatataaaaatttctatACTATTTAATAAGTGTGTTATATGCaactttttatattatatcaataaatttttgaacttttcaatcaaatatttgtgctacaaaaacacaaaaaaaaaagtgatgacgtatgtatatttttttgttaaacttataTCAccttaattaaacttaattataaaaattcttgTACATATAGCATCACCGTATAAAATGAATATCAAAATTTAGTTGTACATAACGAACTGATCGATACAATAAATATCTTTAATAACAGATAACATCGGATGTAACTTGTCAACGAGTAATAGCTCACAcccccaaaagaaaaaaaacaggaGCTTATAACTCAGCAACTAAACGGGGATTACTTACCCCTCTTACAtcatcaactaaaaaaaaatgaataatagcTTAAATAACATAGTCTccccatattcaattaagaggttgcgagttcgagtctcctatctttggtaaaaaaaaaacggatgtAGCTTTGCTTAGCCATTTATTCGTAACTCCATGTTTAtcttattatactattatattttactataaaaatataaaatatctgtAGCTTAACACTAATAAATAAATCAACTCAAATGCTTTTCACAAGAGATCTAAAGATCATGGCTTTTAATGCCCCAAGAGCAAAAATTGGTTTACCAATTTATATATCTTTCAAGGCGGAGAACCTTTACAAAGAATAATCCCAAAACCATCCTTAGAGGATTGAAGGTGATTTACTCAACTCAACTAATACATGGGTATAACATTTTTCACATTAAACCAAAGATTGATGACTACAAGGAGACCAGTGTCATGTTTCCCACTTGGAGAAAACCATTTCAAGGCCAACTGTAAGATACAATAATCATTTATAATTCATAATAGATAATTAGCAGATTAAGAATTTTGTGGAAGGAGCCATCATAACAAATTTTAGAGACCAAAATTGCAGGATTGAACAAACTCCAACTGAAAGTCAACAAACTTTGTCCAAAGTGGCTTAAACTGATTCATAGCAATGTCAAGCCATGGTTTCATGTTACCATTGAAGTGGACCACTGCCGCATTGTTGATCTCTTCCATGCTGATGCTTGGGTTATAACCAAGCCCAAGAACATGCCATGATTTCTCTAGTGGCTTTGTGGTTGAGTAGAATGTGATAAGACCTGGAGGTAATGTCCCTAGTTTCCATAATGTCCTGTTCTCATTCTGCAACAGCATCAGCATAAACCAACTTAAATATGGTAAACAATAGTTGTGAGGCATGATTCTAATGCAGAAAGATTgcaaacaaaatattaatatatccTAGCTTCTGAAGATGCAGCCTCTGACACATTAAGTAGCAATCTACACATGGAATCATATAGTGAGTTACATTTGAGATTTAAGAATGCAATTTATTAACACCGTTATGGCATAATCAAATTAATAAATCTCTCATAGTCTTACCAGATTCTGCCAATAATGGTACTCTTCCGTGCACTTTTCCCTTCTCCAAGCAtccaaatcaaagaaattcatTCCATACGCCCATGCGCAAGCCTTAGGGTTGAATTTTGCTTTTATCAAGGGGTGTGAGAAATTCATGTACTGTGCATATCTATGGAATGATCCAAAACATGTTTCTACAGCTCCATTCACCTTGCCATCCATATCAATCTTCCATAACCCAGTAAGGTCCTTCTGAACCACTATGTCATCATCCAAAAACAGAATCCTATGGAGCTTTGGATACATCTCAGGCAAGTAAAATCTCAGGTGGTTTAGTATCGACAAATACTTTGGATTCCTGAATTTCATATTTGTAGTGTCCTTTGTGGCATTCTCAAGCTTGTTTTCAAAGTAAAATTTCTGCAGGTTAGCAGATTCCAGCTGTCGAAGCACCGGCACGTACGATGAATTCAGGAACGTGTAGTCTTCAACTGCCTTAACCTCAATATGTGCCCCATTATAATCCTTCAACTTAAACATCACTTGCATCGCTCCAAGATTCATCTTATCAGTCACAACATGAAACACATGTTTCCACGGTTCCTTTGCATTCTTTGTGGCTGAATTGACCACAACAGATGCTGCAACGACGTTGTCCGAGAATATGGCATAGTGACAAAGGTTAGGATCTTCAAGTTCTGGAGCAGTAGGCTTCCCCTCATCCAAATACTTCTCTGGATGTGCAATCCTCTCCTCCATCAACCTCATTGAGATACAGTGCAAGCTCTTCGGGATTGACTTAGCTGCAATCAAGCTGGAGAAAGCTCCTTGCTTCTTTGCCTTGGTCAACTGCTCATTCACAGCGAAAATTGTGTCCTTCAACTTCTGAATCTTTAGCTGATTATCAAATGATTCTTTGGCTTCACCAATTACTTGGCGAGCTGTCTTAATCCGCTCCTTTACTTCCTTTTCCAATTGGCGAAGCACTGCTTCATCGATTACCCCATCAGAGCCGAAGAGGGAAGTGTACCGAGGTTTGTTCATTAGATACGAGAAGTCCCTTGAGAGTTCGGCAAAAACTCTAACAACCTTGGAGCTCTCAAGCTTGAGTTTCTTTGCATAGGATGCATACATCAATGCAAGTATGCGGTGATCCTCGGCTTGCTTCTTGATGTGGTCCAACCGAGGCTTCAATGGATCTGTTTTCAAGGCCAGAATGGATCTCGTTACAGATCCAAATCCACGTGCAACACCATCA includes:
- the LOC112710343 gene encoding galacturonosyltransferase 8, encoding MANSQTKGNRSFSFSFRVLTSAISIALCIFFTFSFLFTTHHYHHRHNNNIGSDGVARGFGSVTRSILALKTDPLKPRLDHIKKQAEDHRILALMYASYAKKLKLESSKVVRVFAELSRDFSYLMNKPRYTSLFGSDGVIDEAVLRQLEKEVKERIKTARQVIGEAKESFDNQLKIQKLKDTIFAVNEQLTKAKKQGAFSSLIAAKSIPKSLHCISMRLMEERIAHPEKYLDEGKPTAPELEDPNLCHYAIFSDNVVAASVVVNSATKNAKEPWKHVFHVVTDKMNLGAMQVMFKLKDYNGAHIEVKAVEDYTFLNSSYVPVLRQLESANLQKFYFENKLENATKDTTNMKFRNPKYLSILNHLRFYLPEMYPKLHRILFLDDDIVVQKDLTGLWKIDMDGKVNGAVETCFGSFHRYAQYMNFSHPLIKAKFNPKACAWAYGMNFFDLDAWRREKCTEEYHYWQNLNENRTLWKLGTLPPGLITFYSTTKPLEKSWHVLGLGYNPSISMEEINNAAVVHFNGNMKPWLDIAMNQFKPLWTKFVDFQLEFVQSCNFGL